From the Methanobacterium spitsbergense genome, the window TATATACATGGATGCCTATTTTCTAAATAGTTATAAATCTAATTTATTTTATATTCATGAATAAAAAAAATAACTTTAGTTACAACTATTAATCACTAAAAATTATCAAGAACTATTATTTTTATATGTATGTTGACGATACTAACTCATGATGTAGTGATAAATATTCTTATTTAAATGTACAAGATTAATTTATTTAAGGAGGTTCTTCCTTTGGATTCTAAAAAAATAGACAAAAATTTTTTGAATGTAGAAATAAGTATCCCTTTTTCGGATAAAATTGAAGATCCATCTGTGATTGATCCAACAGAACGTATAAGTATAGTTTTCAGTGCCGATTTAGATATGAGCACAGTTCAAGAAGGAATAAAACTTTATAAAGTTAAATCTGATGGAAAAGAAGTAGAAACGAATATTACAATAACTGCTGATGAAAATTCACAATCATTTCTTTTTATTAATAAATCTGACAATGTCAAATTTGCTGAAGGTGAAGAATATAAACTTTCCATAAATAAAAATGTAAAATCTTTAAGCGGAGCATCTTTAAAAGAGGAATTCACAAATTATTTTGCAATGGATTATTCATTTAATCTAAATTCAGAGGGAATTATAGAGTTAAATAATGAAAGAACGTTAATAATATGTATAAGTGATATACATTTAGGTGCAAACGACAGCTTTGCTGAAATAACCAAGAACCGAGATGTTTTGGTTGATTTTCTAAACCATGTTAGGATTTCCCCTAATATAAAAGAATTGGTGATAGCAGGTGATCTGATTGACGAATGGTTTGTTCCAATGAATTTAGATACATTTAATGGGAAAACACAACTAGACTTCGTAAAATCTGTAGCATTTAACAATAAACCAGTGATAGATGCTTTTAATAACATAATACAAGATGGAAAAGTAAAAGTGACATATGTACCTGGAAATCATGATTTATTAATAAATTCCGATGATATTCAAAGTATTATGCCTGGAATATCTCAAGCTCGCGATATTAAAGGTTTAGGAGCCTATACTCCAGTAGACTATTCAGAAATAATCATTGAACATGGACATAGATATAATTTTTATTGTGCCCCTGATTATTCAAACAAACACATAACACATAATGATTCAATACTCCCCCCAGGATATTTCTTTACAAGAATGGCAACCAGTTCAGTTATTCAAGGTCGCCAAAAAAAAGATATTAATTTACCCCCTGTTAATAAAAATGAACTTGGAGTGGATCAATATGGTTATTTCCTTTATTGGAATGTTTGGAAAAGTCTAATAACAGATTTCCCAATAAAAGAAGGATTAGATGAGAAAGTTATAAACACAGGTATCGATGGATACACTGATTTTTATGCAATAGATGATATTTTACCATACCAAAATCCTGAAAATAATTATATTGATCTAAATTTATACAAGGGAATTATTGAAACATGGGATGAAAGGCAGAACAAAAATTTAGTCTCTATTAAAATTCCGATTGAAGAAGCCGTCTTGAAAGGAACTTTTGCAAGCCATCTTGATGATCAATCCGTTGTCCAATACTTTAATAATCCCGTTTCTGAAAAACGAATTGTAATATTTGGTCATTCCCATGAGGCAAGACAAATAGCATCTTTCAATAAAAAGAATGAAAAAAATGTATATGTAAATTCAGGTACTTGGATTGATAAAAATGAACTTACTAGGACATTTGTAGTCATAATCCCCCAAAAAAGCAAAGATTCAACTCCAACTTATGTAAATCTTTATCAATATTCTGAAAGTGGCGATATTAAAAAAATATATTCCCAAGCACTCATAAACCTTAAATAAATCATATTTAATAAAATTTTTATACTCTTTCTTTTTTTTAAAATCTTGAATATACTCCAATTTACATATTACATATACATGATAAACTTAAACAAATTTCAAATGGCTTTATTTAGGAAATATTGCTATATAAATACTTTAATTAGCTAATTTAGCCTAATTTATTAAAAATTAGAATAAATTTTCTATAAATTGGATTTTTTTGACCTATTAAAATCAACCCAATTCTATTTTAAACAGAATGTTTTATAATTTCCTAATCCATTATTTTAGTTAATTCCAATTACCTTTGATATTTTATAACTATAAAAAAATCATTAAAAAGAAAATTTGAAATAATATATCTCAGTTTGAATATTACACGCTTATTTGCTGTGGCCATTAAATATTCTATTTCTTAACGTAATTCAACAACAAAATTAATAAAAGTCTTTGATTAGAATAATATATGTAAAAAAAATTGAAAATATAATTAAATTAACCGGACGTATATGGATGGATCCACTGTATCTCTTTATTCAACGATTAATAGGAGCCATACTTGGATTAGCACTAGTTTATTCTTCTTTTATGCTAATCAAAGTACTCAAAAACAAGGAATTTGCTCTTTCAATGGTTTTTCTCAATAAAAACCGGATTATAAATCTTTTCGGATTGTTGGTTATTGCTACATTTTCAATCTTTTTAACTGGTTTAGATTACGTTTTTTTCGGAAACAGTATAACTGTAGAAATTTTATTGGATTTAAATGCTTTAATACTTTTAATATTTACATTTTCGATTCAAAAATTAATGAGGGGAGATGAAAGTAAATGGACATAACAAACTCCTTTCTAAACACCACAAGTTCATTAATATTACTCATAATAACATT encodes:
- a CDS encoding metallophosphoesterase produces the protein MDSKKIDKNFLNVEISIPFSDKIEDPSVIDPTERISIVFSADLDMSTVQEGIKLYKVKSDGKEVETNITITADENSQSFLFINKSDNVKFAEGEEYKLSINKNVKSLSGASLKEEFTNYFAMDYSFNLNSEGIIELNNERTLIICISDIHLGANDSFAEITKNRDVLVDFLNHVRISPNIKELVIAGDLIDEWFVPMNLDTFNGKTQLDFVKSVAFNNKPVIDAFNNIIQDGKVKVTYVPGNHDLLINSDDIQSIMPGISQARDIKGLGAYTPVDYSEIIIEHGHRYNFYCAPDYSNKHITHNDSILPPGYFFTRMATSSVIQGRQKKDINLPPVNKNELGVDQYGYFLYWNVWKSLITDFPIKEGLDEKVINTGIDGYTDFYAIDDILPYQNPENNYIDLNLYKGIIETWDERQNKNLVSIKIPIEEAVLKGTFASHLDDQSVVQYFNNPVSEKRIVIFGHSHEARQIASFNKKNEKNVYVNSGTWIDKNELTRTFVVIIPQKSKDSTPTYVNLYQYSESGDIKKIYSQALINLK